The Petropleomorpha daqingensis genome includes a window with the following:
- a CDS encoding N-acyl homoserine lactonase family protein, which translates to MSGVRDVVLLTLGWEDLPRSVSVEGAPAHERLREPVPGVLLLCDGGWLLLDTGFNTALLHDPALRRRFHGDPSSRAILPGPGEPLEEALAHAGIEPDEVHAVGLSHLHLDHVGGLRHFVGRPVHCQRRELEFGLTDEAEQHAIYRIDFDDPRHDWRLADGDVEIAPGVTAVLTAGHTPGHQSFVVDFDESVGGGGMVLAFDAADLAVENIDQELPIGGRVHATPEECVEQVRRLKSIAAARGYPLVPGHDPLVWPALTRETAQRFGRTPAR; encoded by the coding sequence GTGAGCGGCGTCCGGGACGTCGTCCTCCTGACCCTCGGTTGGGAGGACCTGCCGCGCAGCGTCTCCGTCGAGGGGGCGCCCGCGCACGAGCGGCTGCGCGAGCCCGTGCCCGGCGTGCTGCTGCTGTGCGACGGCGGCTGGCTGCTGCTCGACACCGGCTTCAACACCGCCCTGCTGCACGACCCGGCCCTGCGGCGGCGCTTCCACGGCGATCCGTCGTCCCGCGCGATCCTGCCCGGCCCCGGCGAGCCGCTGGAGGAGGCGCTGGCGCACGCCGGCATCGAGCCGGACGAGGTGCACGCCGTCGGCCTCTCGCACCTGCACCTCGACCACGTCGGCGGCCTGCGGCACTTCGTCGGCCGGCCGGTGCACTGCCAGCGCCGGGAGCTGGAGTTCGGGCTCACCGACGAGGCCGAGCAGCACGCGATCTACCGCATCGACTTCGACGACCCGCGGCACGACTGGCGCCTGGCCGACGGCGACGTCGAGATCGCCCCCGGCGTCACGGCGGTCCTCACCGCCGGTCACACACCGGGGCACCAGAGCTTCGTCGTCGACTTCGACGAGAGCGTCGGCGGCGGCGGGATGGTCCTGGCCTTCGACGCCGCGGACCTGGCCGTGGAGAACATCGACCAGGAGCTGCCGATCGGCGGCCGGGTGCACGCGACGCCCGAGGAGTGCGTCGAGCAGGTCCGGCGGCTGAAGTCGATCGCCGCCGCCCGCGGCTACCCGCTGGTGCCCGGCCACGACCCGCTGGTCTGGCCGGCGCTCACCCGCGAGACGGCGCAGCGGTTCGGCCGCACGCCGGCCCGCTGA
- a CDS encoding L,D-transpeptidase, whose protein sequence is MRRTAAVIAGALLLLAGCNDGAKSGSDASGSSSSSAPAAPAQVAVSPADGATDVSPVEPLEITVTGGRLADVTVVDAAGNPVTGTAAEAPADAAATSSASSSPSSSPSAAPEAVTEVWTPDAQLSYGSTYTLTATATNADDKEAKAATTFTTVTPQSLSTPSIGPLNGMTVGVGLPIRVYFDDPVADKAAVESHLLVTSSQQTDGVWSWVNDAEVHFRPSTYWPADTDVTLNADLYGVNFGDGVWGEKNRTVSFHVGPKHVSVADAGAHTLTVYDGDQVVQTFPMSAGSNANPTRNGVHVVTEMNRSMVMDSSTFGLAVDAPGGYRADVEYATRISNNGEFVHAAPWSVGSQGHANVSHGCINLSTDRAAWFFNFSQPGDVVEVKNSIGPQLSRADGDIFDWTISWEDWKAGSALK, encoded by the coding sequence GTGCGACGCACAGCCGCAGTGATCGCGGGGGCCCTGCTGCTCCTCGCCGGGTGCAACGACGGTGCGAAGAGCGGCAGTGACGCCTCCGGCTCGTCGTCGTCCTCCGCTCCCGCCGCGCCGGCGCAGGTGGCGGTCTCGCCCGCCGACGGCGCCACCGATGTCTCCCCGGTCGAGCCGCTGGAGATCACGGTCACCGGCGGACGGCTCGCCGACGTGACCGTCGTCGACGCCGCCGGCAACCCGGTGACCGGCACGGCCGCCGAGGCGCCGGCCGACGCCGCCGCGACCTCCAGCGCGTCCTCGTCGCCGTCCAGCTCGCCGTCCGCCGCCCCCGAAGCGGTCACCGAGGTGTGGACGCCGGACGCCCAGCTGTCCTACGGCAGCACCTACACGCTCACCGCGACGGCCACGAACGCCGACGACAAGGAGGCGAAGGCGGCGACCACGTTCACGACCGTGACGCCGCAGTCGCTGAGCACGCCGTCGATCGGTCCGCTGAACGGGATGACCGTCGGCGTCGGGTTGCCGATCCGCGTCTACTTCGACGACCCGGTCGCCGACAAGGCCGCCGTCGAGAGCCACCTGCTGGTCACCTCGTCGCAGCAGACCGACGGCGTCTGGAGCTGGGTGAACGACGCCGAGGTGCACTTCCGGCCCTCCACCTACTGGCCGGCCGACACCGACGTCACGCTGAACGCCGACCTCTACGGCGTGAACTTCGGCGACGGGGTCTGGGGCGAGAAGAACCGCACGGTGTCCTTCCACGTCGGGCCGAAGCACGTCTCCGTCGCCGACGCCGGCGCGCACACCCTGACCGTCTACGACGGCGACCAGGTCGTGCAGACCTTCCCGATGAGCGCGGGCAGCAACGCCAACCCGACCCGCAACGGCGTGCACGTGGTCACCGAGATGAACCGCTCGATGGTCATGGACTCCAGCACGTTCGGGCTCGCGGTCGACGCCCCCGGCGGCTACCGGGCCGACGTCGAGTACGCCACCCGGATCTCCAACAACGGCGAGTTCGTGCACGCCGCGCCGTGGTCGGTCGGCTCGCAGGGCCACGCCAACGTCTCGCACGGCTGCATCAACCTGTCCACCGACCGGGCGGCCTGGTTCTTCAACTTCTCCCAGCCCGGTGACGTCGTCGAGGTGAAGAACTCGATCGGCCCGCAGCTGTCCCGCGCCGACGGCGACATCTTCGACTGGACGATCAGCTGGGAGGACTGGAAGGCCGGCAGCGCGCTGAAGTGA